From one Streptomyces sp. NBC_01478 genomic stretch:
- a CDS encoding undecaprenyl-diphosphate phosphatase encodes MSWFESLILGLVQGLTEFLPVSSSAHLRLTAAFSGWEDPGAAFTAITQLGTEAAVLIYFRQDVGRILAAWFRSLTNKEMRRDHDAQMGWLVIVGSIPIGVLGVTLKDQIEGPFRDLRITATMLIVVGIVIGVADRLAARDESGGKHRAPKQRKTLENLNAKDGLLYGLCQAMALVPGVSRSGATISGGLFMGYTREAAARYSFLLAMPAVLASGAFELKDAAEEGHVAWGPTMFATVIAFVVGYAVIAWFMKFISHKSFMPFVWYRIALGIVIIALVTAGELSPHAAESAN; translated from the coding sequence ATGTCTTGGTTTGAATCCCTCATCCTCGGACTCGTCCAGGGGCTGACCGAGTTCCTCCCCGTCTCCTCCAGCGCGCATCTGCGGCTGACGGCGGCCTTCTCGGGCTGGGAGGACCCGGGCGCGGCCTTCACCGCGATCACACAGCTCGGCACGGAAGCGGCGGTGCTGATCTATTTCCGCCAGGATGTCGGGCGGATTCTCGCCGCGTGGTTCCGGTCGCTCACGAACAAGGAGATGCGGCGCGATCACGACGCCCAGATGGGCTGGCTGGTGATCGTCGGCTCCATCCCGATCGGCGTGCTCGGCGTGACGCTCAAGGACCAGATCGAGGGGCCGTTCCGCGATCTGCGGATCACCGCCACGATGCTGATCGTGGTGGGCATCGTCATCGGCGTCGCCGACCGGCTCGCGGCCCGCGACGAGTCGGGCGGCAAGCACCGGGCGCCCAAGCAGCGCAAGACACTTGAGAACCTGAACGCCAAGGACGGCCTGCTGTACGGCCTTTGCCAGGCGATGGCGCTGGTCCCCGGCGTCTCCCGCTCGGGCGCGACCATCAGCGGCGGCCTGTTCATGGGCTACACCCGTGAGGCGGCGGCCCGTTACTCCTTCCTCCTCGCCATGCCGGCCGTACTGGCCTCGGGCGCCTTCGAGTTGAAGGACGCGGCGGAGGAAGGGCATGTCGCGTGGGGGCCGACGATGTTCGCGACGGTGATCGCGTTCGTGGTCGGCTATGCCGTAATTGCGTGGTTCATGAAATTTATCTCCCACAAGAGCTTCATGCCGTTCGTCTGGTACCGCATCGCGCTCGGCATCGTCATCATCGCGCTGGTGACGGCGGGCGAACTCAGCCCGCACGCGGCGGAGTCGGCGAACTGA
- a CDS encoding carboxymuconolactone decarboxylase family protein: MKQRIEGVTPPYAPDTDRALRRWMPPGVTREPLTLFKVLERHPELASRMRALGAGLLVHGRLGAADRELVIARVCARAGCAYEWGVHMAVYAEIAQLTPRQVTLTATGAPDDPVWSPRQSALLRAVDELHADAHLSDAAWSGLREHLDEPEAIEFLVLAGWYRTIAYVANGVGIEPETWALDLPER, from the coding sequence ATGAAGCAGCGCATCGAAGGAGTCACCCCGCCCTACGCCCCCGACACCGATCGCGCCCTGCGCCGCTGGATGCCGCCCGGCGTGACCCGCGAACCCCTGACGCTCTTCAAGGTCCTCGAACGCCACCCCGAACTCGCCTCACGGATGCGGGCGTTGGGCGCCGGGCTCCTCGTCCACGGCCGCCTGGGCGCCGCCGACCGCGAACTCGTCATCGCCCGTGTCTGTGCCCGCGCCGGCTGCGCCTACGAGTGGGGCGTCCACATGGCGGTGTACGCCGAGATCGCGCAACTCACCCCGCGGCAGGTCACCTTGACCGCGACCGGCGCCCCGGACGACCCGGTCTGGTCGCCCCGGCAGTCCGCGCTGCTCCGAGCCGTCGACGAACTCCACGCCGACGCACACCTGAGTGACGCTGCCTGGTCCGGCCTGCGGGAGCATCTCGACGAACCCGAAGCGATCGAATTCCTTGTGCTGGCCGGGTGGTACCGCACCATCGCCTACGTCGCCAATGGTGTCGGGATCGAGCCCGAGACGTGGGCGCTCGACCTGCCCGAGCGGTAG
- a CDS encoding winged helix-turn-helix transcriptional regulator: MAALDLLGRRWTLRVIWELHRRATPIGFRDLQRRCDDMSSSVLSTRLTELREADIATQTPDGAWQLTPLGEDLVTAMGPLLDWSRVWAERTVPPRP, encoded by the coding sequence ATGGCCGCGCTCGACCTCCTCGGCCGGCGCTGGACACTCCGCGTGATCTGGGAACTCCACCGGCGCGCCACTCCGATCGGCTTCCGCGACCTGCAACGCCGCTGCGACGACATGTCCTCCAGCGTCCTCTCCACCCGCCTCACAGAGCTGCGCGAGGCGGACATCGCGACGCAGACACCCGACGGGGCATGGCAGTTGACCCCGCTGGGCGAGGACCTGGTGACGGCGATGGGGCCGTTGCTGGACTGGTCGCGGGTGTGGGCCGAGCGGACGGTTCCACCGCGCCCGTGA